From Halobacterium sp. R2-5, the proteins below share one genomic window:
- a CDS encoding CBS domain-containing protein produces MRLPTPKDLRERRTSLELTQSELAERAGVSQPLIARIEGGDVDPRLSTLRRIVEALDEAEGDVVRAKTLMHEDVISVAPDDAVSDAVEKMQNAGYSQLPVITNGVPVGSISDSDVVHAGEDVGDHPVRDVMSESFPTVSEDATLDEISSLLDHYKAVMVTHDGETVGIITQADVAARIS; encoded by the coding sequence ATGCGTCTCCCGACGCCGAAGGACCTCCGCGAGCGCCGCACCTCGCTGGAACTCACGCAGAGCGAGCTCGCCGAGCGAGCGGGCGTCTCACAGCCGCTCATCGCCCGCATCGAGGGCGGTGACGTCGACCCGCGACTGTCGACGCTGCGCCGCATCGTCGAAGCGCTCGACGAAGCCGAGGGTGACGTCGTCCGCGCGAAGACCCTGATGCACGAGGACGTCATCAGCGTCGCGCCCGACGACGCCGTCAGCGACGCCGTCGAGAAGATGCAGAACGCCGGCTACTCCCAGCTCCCGGTCATCACGAACGGCGTCCCCGTCGGCTCCATCAGCGACAGCGACGTCGTCCACGCCGGCGAGGACGTCGGCGACCACCCCGTCCGGGACGTGATGAGCGAGAGCTTCCCGACCGTCTCCGAGGACGCCACGCTCGACGAGATTTCGAGCCTGCTGGACCACTACAAGGCCGTGATGGTCACCCACGACGGCGAGACGGTCGGCATCATCACGCAGGCCGACGTCGCCGCCCGCATCAGCTGA
- a CDS encoding DUF555 domain-containing protein, with the protein MSNYVVAMEAAWLVRDVENSDDAIGVAVSEAGKRLNDKDLDYVEVEAGVTTCPACAEPLDAAFLAANTALVGLVLELTVFNADSVEHAERIAKSEVGGALRDVPLEVIEVVEEDGEEAETEDA; encoded by the coding sequence ATGAGCAACTACGTCGTTGCGATGGAAGCCGCGTGGCTGGTGCGTGACGTCGAGAACTCCGACGACGCCATCGGCGTCGCCGTGAGCGAAGCCGGCAAACGACTGAACGACAAGGACCTCGACTACGTGGAGGTCGAGGCCGGGGTCACGACGTGTCCCGCGTGCGCGGAGCCCCTGGACGCCGCGTTCCTCGCGGCGAACACCGCGCTCGTCGGGCTCGTCCTCGAGCTCACGGTGTTCAACGCGGACAGCGTCGAGCACGCCGAGCGCATCGCGAAGAGCGAGGTCGGCGGCGCGCTCCGCGACGTCCCCCTCGAAGTCATCGAGGTCGTCGAGGAGGACGGCGAGGAGGCCGAGACCGAGGACGCGTGA